One region of Estrella lausannensis genomic DNA includes:
- a CDS encoding catalase, with the protein MTDKPPLLTTMAGNPVPDNQNSITAGPRGPVLLQDVHLIEKLAFQNRERIPERVVHAKGWGAYGSLTVTQDITKYTKASPFQKIGKKTDLVMRMSTVAGEQGAADAERDVRGFAIKFYTEEGNWDLVGNNTPVFFVRDPLKFPDFIRTQKRHPKTNLRSPTAMWDFWSLSPESLHQVTILFSDRGLPQSVRFMNGYGSHTYSFINAKDERFWVKFHFKTMQGHKHWTNAEAANVVAKTRESTQEDLFNAIEKREFPKWKFFVQIMPEHEAEKTPYNPFDLTKVWPHGDYPLIEVGELELNRNPENYFAEIEQAAFSPSNFIPGIGFSPDKMLQARVFAYADAHRHRLGTHYEALPVNAAKCPMHNYHKDGAMRFFPNCENPDAYYEPNSFMGPKEDKRYKEPPLKISGDADRYDHRVGNDDYTQPGNLFRLFTPEQKERLFANIADAMQGVPEHIVERQIGHFTKADPAYGEGVRKALDKRKK; encoded by the coding sequence ATGACAGATAAGCCCCCCCTATTAACTACGATGGCCGGGAACCCCGTTCCCGATAACCAAAATTCGATCACAGCAGGCCCAAGAGGCCCAGTTCTTCTGCAGGATGTGCATCTTATTGAGAAACTTGCGTTTCAAAACCGGGAACGCATTCCCGAGAGAGTTGTCCATGCCAAGGGGTGGGGAGCGTATGGATCGTTGACTGTCACCCAAGACATTACGAAATACACCAAGGCATCACCTTTTCAGAAAATTGGCAAAAAGACAGATCTTGTGATGCGGATGTCCACTGTTGCCGGCGAGCAGGGTGCTGCGGATGCCGAGAGAGATGTGCGCGGATTTGCCATCAAGTTTTACACGGAAGAGGGTAACTGGGATCTTGTCGGCAATAACACACCGGTTTTCTTTGTGCGCGATCCGTTGAAGTTCCCTGATTTTATCCGCACTCAAAAGAGGCACCCGAAGACTAACCTGCGCTCGCCCACGGCGATGTGGGATTTTTGGTCTCTTTCGCCTGAGTCGCTGCACCAGGTGACAATCCTTTTCTCGGACAGAGGACTTCCGCAGTCTGTTCGTTTTATGAACGGCTACGGGTCGCACACCTACAGCTTTATCAACGCAAAAGACGAGCGTTTCTGGGTGAAATTCCACTTCAAAACAATGCAGGGCCATAAGCATTGGACCAATGCCGAAGCGGCAAATGTCGTTGCGAAAACACGCGAATCTACCCAAGAGGACCTCTTCAATGCAATTGAAAAAAGGGAGTTTCCCAAATGGAAATTTTTCGTCCAGATCATGCCTGAGCATGAAGCGGAGAAGACCCCATACAATCCTTTTGACTTGACGAAGGTCTGGCCTCACGGTGATTACCCCTTGATTGAAGTGGGAGAGCTTGAGCTCAATAGAAATCCGGAGAACTACTTCGCTGAAATTGAGCAGGCGGCATTTTCTCCATCCAATTTCATCCCCGGCATTGGGTTTTCGCCAGACAAGATGCTGCAGGCGCGTGTCTTTGCTTACGCCGACGCCCACAGACATAGGCTCGGCACGCATTATGAGGCGCTTCCTGTGAACGCCGCCAAGTGCCCGATGCATAATTATCACAAAGACGGCGCCATGCGATTTTTCCCTAACTGTGAAAATCCGGACGCGTATTATGAGCCGAACAGCTTCATGGGCCCTAAAGAGGATAAGCGATATAAAGAGCCGCCTCTCAAGATATCCGGAGATGCGGACCGCTATGATCATCGTGTGGGAAATGACGACTACACACAGCCGGGGAATTTATTCCGCCTCTTTACGCCCGAGCAAAAAGAGCGCCTCTTTGCCAATATCGCCGACGCGATGCAGGGAGTGCCAGAGCACATAGTCGAGCGCCAGATTGGCCATTTCACCAAAGCCGATCCGGCTTATGGAGAAGGTGTTAGAAAAGCGCTGGATAAGAGAAAAAAATAG